One part of the Thiothrix nivea DSM 5205 genome encodes these proteins:
- a CDS encoding MltA domain-containing protein: MFRTILLAASACLLAGSVHAQQPANTFQPSNCDASIQGNQIALRPSCLRTAPTLRNALADLSVYLHTTNPDKLVSPGYAGPLEVEKLQQTVEQLLQKMDNASAGDVQFHFYALGDPDDKRPVQFGGYFTPVLEVSAKPTGAFQYPIYAKPADGTTRLPTRGEIMQGALRGKGLEIAWTNNPVDYYFMQVQGSGLIRYQDGRTQLLGFAGKNGYPYTSIGRYMQQQGYLRTGNLSNTAIRQWFKLNPGKADEVLAANQSFVFFQPTDEAVRSASGLPVVAGHTASVDPSIIPFGSILLAELPLRDNNGKIVQHEWRLLLATDRRADDKTAVRIGIYTGEGEAAKAAAARFFPAGRAFILQSGA, encoded by the coding sequence ATGTTCCGGACAATCCTGCTGGCCGCAAGCGCCTGCCTGCTTGCGGGGAGTGTTCACGCACAACAACCTGCCAACACTTTCCAACCATCAAACTGTGATGCCAGTATTCAGGGAAACCAGATTGCCCTGCGCCCGTCGTGCCTGCGCACTGCGCCCACACTACGCAACGCCTTGGCTGACTTATCCGTGTACTTGCATACCACTAACCCCGACAAGCTGGTTTCCCCAGGCTATGCAGGGCCTTTGGAGGTGGAAAAGCTCCAGCAGACGGTCGAGCAATTGCTTCAGAAAATGGATAACGCCTCCGCTGGCGACGTGCAATTCCACTTCTACGCGTTGGGCGACCCGGATGATAAACGCCCGGTGCAATTTGGTGGCTATTTCACGCCAGTGCTGGAGGTCAGCGCCAAACCCACCGGCGCATTCCAGTACCCCATTTACGCCAAACCAGCGGATGGAACAACCCGCCTGCCAACGCGCGGGGAAATCATGCAGGGCGCATTGCGCGGCAAAGGGCTGGAAATTGCCTGGACTAACAACCCGGTGGACTACTATTTCATGCAGGTACAAGGTTCCGGCTTGATCCGCTATCAGGATGGGCGCACGCAATTGCTGGGCTTTGCTGGCAAAAATGGCTACCCCTACACCAGCATCGGGCGTTACATGCAACAACAGGGCTATTTGCGTACCGGCAACCTTTCCAATACCGCTATCCGCCAATGGTTCAAGCTGAACCCTGGCAAGGCGGATGAAGTGCTGGCGGCCAACCAATCTTTCGTGTTTTTCCAGCCAACCGACGAAGCCGTCCGTAGCGCATCCGGCCTGCCGGTCGTGGCTGGCCATACCGCATCCGTCGACCCCAGCATCATCCCATTCGGCTCCATCCTGCTCGCTGAGCTGCCTTTACGTGACAACAACGGCAAAATCGTGCAACATGAATGGCGTTTATTGCTCGCCACCGACCGTCGGGCTGACGACAA